The Persephonella sp. genome segment GTTTCGGCGGATTATTCTTTTTCAGAAAATACTGGTCTGTTTTTCAGGGGAGGTATATCAAATTCTAACCATGACTATTTTGTGAGTGGTGGTTTTCAGATTGGTAACCTATTTTTTGACGACCAGATTGGCTTAGGAGTCGGATATGTCCACGGAGATAATACAGAAGATATAACAGTTTCAGAAGCTTACTATAAAATAAATCTATCCAAAATGCTTTCCTTTACTGCAGATATTCAATATATGGAAGAAATTAAGGAAGATTATATATACGGAGGAAGGCTGTATTTCTCATATTAGTCTTTTACTATATTTAGGCCAGCCTTCTCTGTATATTCCAATGCATCAAAATACTCTTTGGTTGTGATTCTTCTGTTTAATTCTGGATAATCATAGGCTTTATAATACGGATGGTATTGTGCCATTATGTTTACATGCATATTAGGTGAAACAGATTTGAGAAAATCAATTACTTCTTTTGACGTGGATATATCATTAGGCAGAACAAGATGTCTGACCAGTAAGCCCCTGTAAGCTATTCCATGTTCATCTGTTTTCAGGTCTCCTACCTGTCTGTGCATCTCTTTTATCGCTTCTTTTGCAACTTGAGGATAATTTTTCACCTTTGAGTATTTTCTACCATATTCTTCATTCAGGTATTTCAGGTCGGCAAGATAGATATCTACTATCCCATCAAGTAGTTTTAAACTTTCTATGCTGTCATAAGAAGAAGTATTGTAAACAATTGGAATTTTAAGTCCTTTTTGGGCTGCTATGTATGTAGCTTCTATAAGCTGGGGAACAATATGAGAAGGGGTTACCCAATTTATATTGTGGCATCCTTCTTCTTGAAGATAAAGCATAATTGCTGCAAGTTCTTCAGGAGATATCTCCTTACCCTCTCCTAACTGGCTTATATCATAGTTCTGGCAGTATACACATCCAAGATTGCAGTATGAGAAAAATATTGTTCCACTTCCATATCTTCCTCTAATTGGAAATTCCTCTCCATGATGTGGGAAAAAGGAAGCAACATAAACATTTTTACCTGTTTTGCAGAAACCTGTTTTATTATCCAGTCTATTAACTTTACACTCCCGAGGACAAACTGTGCACTCTAATAACATTTCTTTTGCTTTTTCTACTCTCTCCTTGAGCTCACCTGTTTCAAGGAGTTTTATGTAAGTCGGTTCCCTCATCTTTTGTTTTCAATTTATTATTTTTTCCAATCTGAAATATATGCAATCTCCAGAAAATATAAAGCCTAAACTTTTATAAACCTTATTCTGCAGCACTTTCCATAGTTAATTATAAATAATGTATTGACAGTAAAAATTACAGTTTTTATCTTTAAACATATAACAATATTTAAGGTCAATAAATATATTTTTATATAGGAGGGTAGCATGGAAAATAAACTTGTCATTGTTTTAGGAACAGGAACACTTGAAAAGCTCCAGATGGCTGCAATGCTGTCTTCTGTTGTTGCCACTTTTGGAACACCTGTCCGTATATTCGTCACAATGGGTGCTATACCGCCATTTAAAAAAGGTCTTTCAAAAGAGGAGAGGGCAAAAGTAGAAAGCATCGTTGGAAATGCAATTCTGGAAAAGAATGCACCGTTTTTTATTGATGTTTTCAAACAGGCAAAGGAAATGGGAGACGTAAAACTTTATGCCTGCGGTCTGGCTATGGATGTTCTTGGATGGGAAGTTGAAGACCTTGAGGAAGGCCTTTTTGATGAAATGGTTGGAATTACAGAATTCCTCGGTATAGCAGAAGGTGGACAGGTAATGGTTATTTAACAAATAAGCTTTGGAGGTAAAAAAATGTCAGAAAATGTTGTGGTTGTTGATGCAAGAGGTTCTTTTTGTCCAGGGCCTTTAATGGAATTAATAGCAAAAATCAAATCTGTTCCTATCGGAACTGAAATTCATGTCCTTTCAACAGACAAAGGTTCCGCCAAAGACATTCCTGCCTGGGTTAAAAAGGTGGGACATGAATATCTGGGAACAGAAGAAAAAGATGGATATTGGGTTGTAAAAGTCAAAAAAACTAAATAAAGGAGGTTTTAAGGATGGCTACACACATTGTTATAGCAGGAGGAGGAACAGCAGGTTCAATAATAGCAAATCTTTTGGCAAGAGGATTACATGAAGAGGTTAAAAAGGGAGAGGTCGTTATTAAAGTAATAGACAAAGAAGAAAAACATATGTATCAACCTGCTTTGCTTTACATTGTTTTTGATAGATTTAGAGAAGAGGAAATGTTCAAAAATATGAGAGACCTGTTAAATCCTTCGGTTATTTTTATTCATGATGAAATTGAAGAGTTTGATTTTAATGCAAATGCTGTAAGGACTAAATCAGGAAAGAAAATTGATTATGATTATCTGGTAATAGCGACAGGTTCAAATCCAAGACCTGACCAGATAGAAGGCTTAACAGAACACGGAGATATTTTCTATACCCTTGAAACTGCTAAAAAACTAAGAGAAAAACTCAGGAAATTTGAAGGTGGAAAAGTGGTTGTATCAGTTGCAGCTCCTCATAAATGTCCTGTTGCACCGCTTGAAATAACATTTATGCTTGATGAGTATTTCAGAAATAAAGGGATAAGGGATAAAGTTGAACTCCATTATACATATCCAATTGGAAGATTACATGCACTTGAGCCGGTTGCAAACTGGGCAGTTGGAGAGTTTGAGAAAAGGGATATTCAGTATGAAACCCTCTTTAATATGGAAAAGGTTGAGCCCGGCGTTGTTCATAGTATGGAAGGATTTGAAAAAGAGTTTGACCTCCTTATAGCAATACCACCGCATAAAGGCAGTGATTCCCTGATAAATTCAGGTATTCAGGATGGATGGGTTCCAACAGATAAACATCTTCTAAAAGCAGAAGGACATGATAATGTTTATGTCTGCGGAGATACAACAAATCTACCTATATCAAAAGCCGGTTCAACAGCTCACTTTGAGGCCGATGTTGTGGCAGAGAATCTTATAGCTGAAATAAAAGAAGGACATCCTGCAAGGGGTTATGACGGAAAAGTTATGTGTTTTATAGAAACAGGTTTTAATGCTGCTACTTATGTCTGGTTTAACTATACAACACCACCGGATCCAGTTCCTCCATCAAAGATGATTCACTGGTTAAAACTTGGATATAACAGGGTTTATTGGTTAACAGCAAGAGGAATACTATAAAGGAGGATTAAAATGGCTGAGAATAA includes the following:
- a CDS encoding DsrE/DsrF/DrsH-like family protein, with amino-acid sequence MENKLVIVLGTGTLEKLQMAAMLSSVVATFGTPVRIFVTMGAIPPFKKGLSKEERAKVESIVGNAILEKNAPFFIDVFKQAKEMGDVKLYACGLAMDVLGWEVEDLEEGLFDEMVGITEFLGIAEGGQVMVI
- a CDS encoding FAD/NAD(P)-binding oxidoreductase, which codes for MATHIVIAGGGTAGSIIANLLARGLHEEVKKGEVVIKVIDKEEKHMYQPALLYIVFDRFREEEMFKNMRDLLNPSVIFIHDEIEEFDFNANAVRTKSGKKIDYDYLVIATGSNPRPDQIEGLTEHGDIFYTLETAKKLREKLRKFEGGKVVVSVAAPHKCPVAPLEITFMLDEYFRNKGIRDKVELHYTYPIGRLHALEPVANWAVGEFEKRDIQYETLFNMEKVEPGVVHSMEGFEKEFDLLIAIPPHKGSDSLINSGIQDGWVPTDKHLLKAEGHDNVYVCGDTTNLPISKAGSTAHFEADVVAENLIAEIKEGHPARGYDGKVMCFIETGFNAATYVWFNYTTPPDPVPPSKMIHWLKLGYNRVYWLTARGIL
- a CDS encoding sulfurtransferase TusA family protein, translated to MSENVVVVDARGSFCPGPLMELIAKIKSVPIGTEIHVLSTDKGSAKDIPAWVKKVGHEYLGTEEKDGYWVVKVKKTK
- a CDS encoding radical SAM protein, with product MREPTYIKLLETGELKERVEKAKEMLLECTVCPRECKVNRLDNKTGFCKTGKNVYVASFFPHHGEEFPIRGRYGSGTIFFSYCNLGCVYCQNYDISQLGEGKEISPEELAAIMLYLQEEGCHNINWVTPSHIVPQLIEATYIAAQKGLKIPIVYNTSSYDSIESLKLLDGIVDIYLADLKYLNEEYGRKYSKVKNYPQVAKEAIKEMHRQVGDLKTDEHGIAYRGLLVRHLVLPNDISTSKEVIDFLKSVSPNMHVNIMAQYHPYYKAYDYPELNRRITTKEYFDALEYTEKAGLNIVKD